The proteins below come from a single Serratia fonticola genomic window:
- a CDS encoding MipA/OmpV family protein has product MVCAHSAQAGSWSLGASALVSPDPYRGYQDRVYPVPIINYDGDDFYFHTLLAGYNLWKDQQNQLSLIAYYSPLHYKPGDSDDDRMKQLDKRRSTMMAGVAFTHNAEWGTIRTAFSGDTLNNSNGLVGDIAYLYKFQVDSWSFAPGIGVNWNSSNQNQYYYGINGDESRRSTFNTYKPSDSWSPYVELTTNYNINANWNAFFTGRYLRLDSEVKDSPMVDKSYTGMLWTGVTYTF; this is encoded by the coding sequence ATGGTTTGTGCGCACAGTGCTCAGGCAGGAAGCTGGTCACTCGGTGCTTCAGCGCTGGTCAGCCCCGACCCTTATCGTGGTTATCAGGATCGTGTCTATCCCGTTCCTATCATCAATTACGATGGCGATGATTTTTACTTCCATACGCTGTTGGCTGGTTACAACCTGTGGAAAGATCAGCAAAATCAGCTGAGCCTGATCGCCTATTACTCGCCGTTGCACTATAAGCCAGGCGACAGTGACGACGACCGCATGAAGCAGTTGGACAAGCGCCGTAGCACCATGATGGCCGGTGTGGCCTTTACACATAATGCCGAGTGGGGAACGATCCGTACGGCCTTCTCTGGCGATACGCTGAACAACAGTAACGGCCTGGTGGGCGATATCGCCTATCTCTATAAGTTCCAGGTGGACTCCTGGAGCTTTGCTCCTGGCATCGGGGTAAACTGGAACAGCTCAAACCAGAACCAATACTACTATGGCATCAATGGTGATGAGTCCCGCCGTAGTACCTTCAACACCTATAAGCCGAGCGATAGCTGGTCGCCATACGTCGAGTTGACCACCAACTATAATATCAACGCTAACTGGAATGCCTTCTTCACGGGCCGTTATTTGCGCCTGGACAGCGAAGTTAAAGACAGCCCAATGGTTGATAAATCTTATACCGGCATGCTGTGGACGGGTGTGACTTACACCTTCTAA
- the sppA gene encoding signal peptide peptidase SppA, giving the protein MRTLGRIIAGIFRWTWRLLNFVRELILNLFLIFLILVGVGIYLSLQGNSSAVAPHGALLVDLSGVVVDQPSVNNRVRQWGRELLGASSNRLQENSLFDLVDTIRKAKDDKNITGMVLQLNDFAGADQPSLQYIGKALREFRDSGKPIYAIGDSYNQTQYYLASYANKIYLSPQGAVDLHGFATNNLYYKSLLEKLKVTTNIFRVGTYKSAVEPLIRDDMSPAAREADSRWVGGLWQNYLDTVAANRQLTPDQLFPGAADILSGLKAAGGDTAQFALNSKLVDELASRTAIETQLVKTFGWDKQSNDFNAVSIYDYQPQPSPDQGGEIAVIFVNGAIMDGPQTPGSVGGDTTASQLRQARLDPKIKAVILRVNSPGGSVSASEVIRSELAAVRAAGKPVVVSMGGMAASGGYWVSTPADYIIASPSTLTGSIGIFGVINTYENTLDSVGVHTDGVATSPLADLAVTKALPPEFSQMMQLNIENGYKNFINLVATARKMTPEQVDHIAQGHVWIGSDAKKNGLIDQLGDFDDAVKKAAELAKLPQWQLNWFIDAPSMTDMLLSQFGVSIHAMLPAAIQSMLPAPLASVALAVKEQPGLFNNLNDPQHRYAICLTCGEVR; this is encoded by the coding sequence ATGCGCACATTGGGGCGAATTATTGCAGGTATTTTCAGATGGACATGGCGTCTGCTGAATTTTGTCAGGGAACTTATCCTGAACTTGTTCCTGATTTTCTTGATCCTGGTCGGGGTCGGTATTTATCTTTCACTCCAAGGCAATTCTTCGGCAGTAGCACCGCATGGCGCACTGCTGGTCGATCTCAGCGGCGTGGTGGTTGATCAACCTTCGGTGAACAACCGGGTTCGTCAGTGGGGCCGCGAACTGCTGGGTGCTTCTAGCAACCGTCTACAGGAAAACTCACTGTTTGACCTGGTGGATACCATTCGCAAAGCCAAAGATGATAAAAACATCACCGGTATGGTATTGCAGCTGAATGATTTTGCCGGGGCGGATCAGCCTTCCCTGCAATACATCGGTAAAGCACTGCGTGAATTCCGCGACAGCGGTAAACCGATCTATGCCATCGGCGATAGCTATAACCAAACGCAATACTACCTGGCCAGCTATGCCAACAAGATCTACCTGTCACCTCAGGGTGCCGTCGATCTGCATGGTTTCGCCACCAACAACCTTTACTACAAATCCCTGTTGGAGAAGCTGAAGGTCACCACCAATATTTTCCGCGTGGGCACCTATAAATCTGCTGTAGAACCGCTGATCCGTGACGATATGTCACCGGCAGCGCGGGAAGCCGATAGCCGCTGGGTCGGCGGGCTGTGGCAAAACTATCTGGATACGGTGGCGGCTAACCGTCAACTCACACCAGATCAGTTGTTCCCTGGCGCAGCAGATATTCTCAGTGGCTTGAAGGCAGCGGGTGGCGACACTGCGCAGTTCGCCCTGAACAGCAAACTGGTCGATGAATTGGCATCTCGCACTGCTATAGAAACACAGTTGGTGAAAACCTTCGGTTGGGACAAGCAGAGCAATGACTTCAATGCGGTCAGCATCTACGATTACCAACCGCAGCCGTCACCGGATCAGGGCGGTGAGATCGCCGTTATCTTCGTCAATGGCGCGATCATGGATGGCCCACAGACGCCAGGATCGGTCGGTGGCGATACCACGGCCTCACAACTGCGTCAGGCACGTCTGGATCCGAAAATCAAAGCCGTCATCCTGCGCGTTAATAGCCCTGGCGGTAGCGTCAGCGCTTCAGAAGTGATCCGCTCCGAGCTGGCCGCGGTTCGCGCCGCAGGTAAACCGGTGGTGGTTTCCATGGGTGGAATGGCCGCGTCTGGCGGTTACTGGGTGTCGACCCCGGCAGATTACATTATCGCCAGCCCGAGCACCCTCACCGGCTCCATCGGTATCTTCGGCGTGATCAACACTTACGAGAACACGCTGGATAGCGTTGGGGTACATACCGACGGCGTCGCGACATCACCACTGGCCGATCTGGCAGTGACGAAAGCACTGCCTCCAGAGTTCTCGCAGATGATGCAGTTGAACATCGAGAACGGTTACAAGAACTTCATCAACCTGGTGGCAACCGCCCGGAAAATGACGCCAGAGCAGGTCGATCACATTGCTCAGGGTCATGTCTGGATCGGTAGCGACGCCAAGAAAAATGGCCTGATCGACCAGCTGGGTGACTTTGACGACGCCGTGAAGAAAGCGGCAGAGCTGGCCAAGCTGCCACAGTGGCAACTCAACTGGTTTATCGATGCCCCTAGCATGACGGATATGCTGCTCAGCCAGTTTGGCGTCTCTATCCACGCCATGCTGCCTGCGGCGATCCAGTCAATGCTGCCAGCCCCGTTGGCATCGGTGGCGCTGGCGGTGAAAGAACAGCCTGGCCTGTTTAATAACCTGAACGATCCGCAACATCGTTATGCCATATGCCTGACTTGCGGAGAGGTCCGTTAA
- the msrB gene encoding peptide-methionine (R)-S-oxide reductase MsrB: MAKEITPKTPLTELNEIQRYVTQERGTEAPYSGKLLHNQREGVYHCLCCNAPLFFSASKFDSGCGWPSFYQPVSDDAIRYLDDNSHNMHRVEIRCGSCDAHLGHVFPDGPQPTGERYCVNSASLNFTDDENGEQTAG; encoded by the coding sequence ATGGCTAAAGAGATAACCCCTAAGACACCGCTCACGGAACTGAATGAAATCCAACGTTATGTGACGCAAGAGCGTGGCACCGAAGCCCCCTATAGCGGTAAATTACTGCATAACCAGCGTGAGGGCGTGTACCATTGCCTGTGCTGTAACGCGCCATTGTTCTTCTCCGCCAGCAAGTTTGATTCTGGCTGCGGCTGGCCCAGCTTCTATCAACCGGTTTCGGACGATGCTATTCGTTATCTTGATGATAATTCACATAATATGCATAGAGTCGAGATCCGCTGTGGCAGCTGCGACGCGCATTTGGGACACGTGTTTCCCGATGGTCCGCAGCCGACTGGCGAACGCTACTGTGTCAACTCCGCGTCACTGAATTTCACCGACGACGAGAATGGCGAGCAAACGGCAGGTTAA
- the ansA gene encoding asparaginase produces MQKKSIYVAYTGGTIGMQRSEQGYIPVSGHLQRQLALMPEFHRPEMPDFTIHEYAPLIDSSDMTPEDWQHIADDIKQNYSSYDGFVILHGTDTMAFTASALSFMLENLDKPVIVTGSQIPLAELRSDGQTNLLNALYLAANHPVNEVSLFFNNKLFRGNRTTKAHADGFDAFASPNLPPLLEAGIHIRRQTGIASPVCNGELIVHNITPQPIGVVTIYPGISGAVVRNFLLQPVKALILRSYGVGNAPQKAELVDELRDASERGIVVVNLTQCISGRVNMEGYATGNALAHAGVISGFDMTVEAALTKLHYLLSQPLTPEEIRSLMQQDLRGELSAAG; encoded by the coding sequence ATGCAAAAGAAATCCATTTACGTCGCCTATACCGGTGGCACTATCGGTATGCAGCGTTCCGAACAAGGGTACATCCCGGTTTCCGGCCACCTACAGCGCCAGCTGGCACTGATGCCCGAGTTCCATCGCCCCGAGATGCCGGATTTCACCATTCATGAATATGCCCCGTTGATCGACTCTTCGGATATGACACCCGAGGACTGGCAGCATATCGCCGACGACATCAAACAGAATTACTCAAGCTATGACGGCTTTGTTATTCTGCACGGCACCGACACCATGGCGTTTACCGCTTCCGCCCTGTCCTTCATGCTGGAGAACCTGGATAAGCCGGTGATCGTCACTGGGTCGCAAATCCCGCTGGCAGAATTGCGCTCCGACGGCCAAACCAATCTGTTGAATGCCCTCTATCTGGCCGCTAATCATCCGGTGAACGAGGTCAGCCTGTTTTTCAACAATAAGCTGTTTCGTGGCAACCGTACCACCAAGGCACATGCCGACGGCTTTGATGCCTTCGCCTCACCCAACCTGCCGCCCTTGCTGGAAGCGGGTATCCACATACGCCGCCAGACCGGCATCGCCTCCCCGGTGTGCAACGGGGAATTGATCGTGCATAACATCACGCCACAGCCCATCGGCGTGGTGACGATTTATCCGGGGATTTCCGGTGCCGTGGTGCGTAACTTCCTGCTGCAACCGGTCAAAGCCCTGATCCTGCGCTCTTACGGCGTCGGTAACGCGCCGCAAAAGGCCGAATTGGTGGATGAATTGCGTGATGCTTCCGAGCGTGGCATCGTAGTTGTCAACCTGACACAATGTATCTCTGGCCGGGTCAATATGGAAGGCTATGCGACCGGTAATGCCCTGGCTCATGCTGGCGTCATCAGCGGTTTTGATATGACGGTGGAGGCCGCGCTGACCAAGCTGCATTACCTGTTGAGCCAGCCGTTAACCCCAGAAGAAATCCGCAGCCTGATGCAACAAGACCTACGTGGCGAATTAAGCGCTGCGGGCTAA
- the pncA gene encoding bifunctional nicotinamidase/pyrazinamidase: protein MKTALLLIDLQNDFCPGGALGVAEGDATIDVANQAIAASLARNEAVIASQDWHPADHRSFAINSNAQIGTLGELEGLPQVWWPVHCVQDSPGAELHPQLDKQHIAAIFRKGENSDIDSYSAFFDNGHRAQTALDGWLKERGITHLAVMGLATDYCVKFSVLDALRLGYQTQVITDGCRGVNLSPDDSEQALAEMQSAGAQLVTLSQFIQR, encoded by the coding sequence ATGAAAACTGCTCTGTTGCTGATTGATTTACAAAACGACTTTTGCCCCGGCGGCGCTTTAGGCGTGGCAGAAGGTGATGCCACCATTGACGTCGCCAATCAGGCTATCGCAGCCAGCCTGGCCCGTAATGAAGCGGTGATCGCCAGCCAGGACTGGCACCCGGCGGATCATCGCAGTTTTGCGATTAACTCCAACGCACAGATTGGTACGCTTGGGGAACTGGAAGGCCTGCCTCAGGTTTGGTGGCCAGTGCACTGCGTTCAGGACAGTCCTGGCGCAGAGCTTCATCCACAGCTTGATAAGCAGCACATCGCGGCGATATTCCGTAAGGGCGAGAACTCGGATATCGATAGCTATAGTGCTTTCTTTGATAACGGGCATCGGGCGCAAACGGCGCTCGATGGCTGGCTGAAGGAGCGCGGCATCACTCATCTCGCCGTGATGGGGCTGGCCACCGATTATTGCGTCAAGTTCAGCGTGTTAGATGCCTTGCGTTTGGGTTATCAGACTCAAGTCATCACCGATGGCTGCCGCGGTGTCAATTTAAGCCCCGATGACAGCGAGCAGGCATTGGCAGAAATGCAGTCGGCTGGCGCACAGTTAGTTACACTGTCACAGTTTATTCAGCGCTAA
- a CDS encoding D-hexose-6-phosphate mutarotase: MNEKIFTLPVSEQITPFISQRQLDELPVVVVSHPKVRAAITLQGAHLLAWQPSGDKPVLWLSNNTPFKNGVAIRGGVPICWPWFGPAGSPSHGFARNQPWQLTAHDEDENGVILTFTLQDNEQTRKLWPHAFTLIARFKLGEECEMELESHGDYQATAALHSYFQIGDIDKVKVAGLGEHYIDKVAKGIEARQVGELEFTGQTDRVYTQATPCSLIKDPVLQRTIEVNHHYMSDVIAWNPGVELSCSMADMPNDGYKTMVCVETGRVSKPLIASGEQPARLAMKIRSIKNS; encoded by the coding sequence ATGAACGAAAAAATCTTCACCCTACCCGTTAGCGAACAAATCACCCCTTTTATCAGCCAACGCCAACTGGACGAACTGCCAGTGGTGGTGGTTTCTCACCCCAAAGTCCGTGCGGCCATTACTCTGCAAGGGGCCCATCTGCTGGCCTGGCAGCCAAGCGGTGATAAACCGGTGCTTTGGCTGAGCAACAATACGCCATTCAAAAACGGCGTGGCGATCCGCGGCGGCGTACCGATCTGCTGGCCGTGGTTTGGCCCGGCAGGTAGCCCATCCCACGGCTTTGCCCGTAATCAGCCGTGGCAGCTTACCGCGCACGATGAAGATGAAAACGGCGTGATCCTGACCTTCACGCTGCAAGACAACGAACAAACCCGCAAATTGTGGCCACATGCTTTCACCCTGATCGCCCGCTTCAAGCTGGGTGAAGAGTGTGAGATGGAGCTGGAATCACACGGTGACTACCAGGCTACCGCTGCTCTGCACAGCTATTTCCAGATCGGCGACATCGACAAGGTGAAAGTTGCCGGTTTAGGCGAGCATTATATCGATAAGGTGGCGAAGGGGATCGAGGCTCGTCAGGTTGGCGAGCTGGAGTTTACAGGGCAAACCGATCGCGTCTACACCCAGGCTACGCCTTGCAGCCTGATCAAGGACCCGGTGTTGCAACGCACCATCGAGGTCAATCATCACTATATGAGTGATGTGATCGCCTGGAACCCAGGTGTCGAGCTTTCCTGCAGCATGGCCGACATGCCAAACGACGGTTACAAAACCATGGTCTGTGTGGAAACCGGGCGCGTAAGCAAGCCGCTGATCGCCTCTGGGGAGCAACCTGCCCGCTTGGCGATGAAAATCCGCAGCATAAAAAATAGCTGA
- a CDS encoding glycoside hydrolase family 18 protein, protein MALTRKLLPLLVAVQLGMAGASIAHAAPYLSVGYFNGGGDVTAGPGGDINQLDVSQITHLNYSFGLIYNAEKEETNPALKDPSRLHQIYLSPKVEADLKRLPVLRQQNPALKVLLSVGGWGARGFSGAAATPESRAVFIRSVQEVIAKYQLDGIDLDWEYPVNGAWGLVESQPADKANFTTLLSELHQELGKEKLLTIAVGANVKSPQEWVDVKAIAPYLDYINLMTYDMAYGTQYFNSNLYDSKQWPTVAAADKYSADYVVNNYLAAGLKPAQLNLGIGFYGRVPKRATEPGIDWDVADAAKHPVTQPYFTAREKDVFKSLGVDLDKDSYIKYNDIVNKMLKDPQRRFTAHWDNEAKVPYLMMKSTEGKPLFAISYENPRSVAIKAEYIKSKGLGGAMFWEYGADDNNRLAHQLAESLGLSPQKQ, encoded by the coding sequence ATGGCTTTAACCCGTAAACTGCTGCCCTTGCTGGTAGCGGTGCAACTCGGTATGGCTGGCGCGAGCATCGCGCACGCCGCACCTTATCTTTCTGTCGGCTACTTTAACGGCGGTGGCGACGTGACCGCCGGGCCTGGCGGTGATATCAACCAGTTGGACGTCAGCCAGATCACCCACCTCAACTACTCTTTTGGCCTGATTTATAACGCTGAAAAAGAGGAAACTAACCCGGCACTGAAAGATCCCTCCCGCCTGCACCAAATCTATCTCTCCCCAAAAGTCGAAGCAGACTTAAAGCGCTTACCCGTATTGCGCCAACAAAATCCGGCGCTGAAGGTTTTGCTGTCCGTTGGCGGCTGGGGAGCCCGTGGGTTCTCCGGCGCGGCAGCCACACCGGAAAGCCGGGCGGTGTTTATCCGTTCGGTGCAGGAGGTGATTGCCAAGTATCAGCTCGATGGTATCGATCTGGATTGGGAATATCCGGTTAACGGTGCCTGGGGATTAGTGGAAAGCCAACCGGCCGACAAAGCCAATTTCACCACCCTACTGAGCGAACTGCATCAGGAGCTAGGCAAAGAAAAACTGCTGACCATCGCCGTAGGCGCCAACGTCAAAAGTCCGCAGGAATGGGTAGACGTTAAGGCTATCGCGCCCTATCTGGACTACATCAATCTGATGACCTACGACATGGCGTACGGTACCCAGTATTTCAACTCCAATCTCTATGACTCCAAACAATGGCCAACCGTGGCCGCCGCCGACAAGTACAGCGCCGACTACGTGGTCAACAACTATCTGGCCGCCGGGCTGAAGCCTGCTCAACTCAATCTGGGGATCGGTTTCTATGGCCGGGTACCTAAACGCGCCACCGAGCCGGGTATTGATTGGGATGTAGCTGATGCGGCCAAGCACCCTGTCACCCAGCCCTATTTCACCGCACGTGAAAAAGACGTCTTTAAATCGCTGGGTGTGGATTTGGATAAAGACAGCTACATCAAATACAACGATATCGTGAACAAGATGCTGAAAGACCCACAGCGGCGCTTCACCGCGCATTGGGATAACGAGGCCAAGGTGCCCTATCTGATGATGAAGTCAACCGAAGGCAAACCACTGTTCGCGATAAGCTATGAGAACCCACGCTCGGTAGCCATCAAGGCCGAGTACATCAAGAGCAAAGGATTGGGAGGGGCGATGTTCTGGGAGTATGGTGCGGACGATAACAACCGCCTGGCCCATCAGCTAGCCGAAAGCTTAGGCTTGAGCCCGCAGAAGCAGTAA
- a CDS encoding YeaC family protein — MEVKDLIAAMTPEIYQRLVLAVELGKWPDGVALTPEQKEHSLQAVMLWQSMNNADPQHMSIGTDGQIVMKSKQELKQQFMAEPLAKLKPQ, encoded by the coding sequence ATGGAAGTAAAAGATCTGATTGCGGCCATGACGCCGGAAATCTACCAGCGGCTGGTGCTGGCAGTAGAACTGGGTAAGTGGCCGGATGGTGTGGCACTGACTCCAGAGCAGAAAGAACACAGCCTGCAGGCGGTGATGCTGTGGCAGTCGATGAACAATGCGGACCCACAACATATGAGCATTGGCACCGACGGGCAAATCGTGATGAAAAGCAAACAGGAGCTGAAGCAGCAGTTTATGGCCGAGCCGTTGGCCAAGCTGAAGCCGCAGTAA
- the yeaG gene encoding protein kinase YeaG, translated as MNIFDHYRQRYEAAKDEEFTLQEFLSICRQDRSAYANAAERLLMAIGEPVMIDTALESRMSRLFSNRVIARYPAFEEFYGMEEAIEQIVSYLKHAAQGLEEKKQILYLLGPVGGGKSSLAERLKALMQRVPIYTLSANGERSPVNDHPLCLFNPQEDATILEKEYNIPTRYLGTIMSPWAAKRLHEFGGDITKFKVVKVRPSILEQIAIAKTEPGDENNQDISALVGKVDIRKLENHAQNDPDAYGYSGALCRANQGIMEFVEMFKAPIKVLHPLLTATQEGNYNGTEGISALPFSGIILAHSNESEWVTFRNNKNNEAFLDRVYIVKVPYCLRVSEEIKIYDKLLDNSELTHAPCAPGTLETLARFTVLSRMKEPDNSSIYSKMRVYDGESLKDTDPKAKSYQEYRDYAGVDEGMNGLSTRFAFKILSRVFNFDHAEVAANPVHLFYILEQQIEREQFPQDLAEKYLEHLKGYLIPKYAEFIGKEIQTAYLESYSEYGQNIFDRYVTYADFWIQDQEYRDPDTGQLFDRESLNAELEKIEKPAGISNPKDFRNEIVNFVLRARANNSGRNPNWTSYEKLRTVIEKKMFSNTEELLPVISFNAKTSTDEQKKHDDFVDRMMEKGYTRKQVRLLCEWYLRVRKSS; from the coding sequence ATGAACATATTTGACCACTATCGCCAGCGCTACGAAGCTGCCAAGGACGAAGAGTTCACACTGCAGGAATTTCTTTCCATCTGCCGGCAAGATCGCAGTGCCTATGCCAATGCGGCAGAACGTCTACTCATGGCTATCGGTGAACCAGTTATGATCGATACCGCGCTTGAGTCGCGTATGTCTCGCCTGTTCTCCAACCGCGTGATCGCACGCTATCCGGCATTCGAGGAGTTCTATGGCATGGAAGAAGCTATCGAACAGATAGTTTCTTACCTGAAACACGCTGCCCAGGGCCTCGAGGAGAAGAAACAAATCCTTTATCTGTTGGGCCCGGTGGGTGGCGGTAAATCCTCGCTGGCAGAACGGCTGAAAGCCTTAATGCAGCGTGTGCCGATTTACACCCTGAGCGCCAACGGCGAGCGCAGCCCGGTCAATGACCATCCGCTGTGCCTGTTCAACCCGCAGGAGGATGCCACTATTCTGGAAAAAGAATACAACATCCCGACGCGCTATCTTGGCACCATTATGTCGCCGTGGGCCGCTAAACGCCTGCATGAGTTCGGCGGGGACATTACCAAATTCAAAGTGGTGAAGGTACGTCCTTCAATACTTGAACAAATTGCCATCGCCAAAACCGAACCGGGCGACGAAAACAACCAGGATATTTCTGCGTTGGTGGGTAAAGTGGATATCCGCAAGTTGGAAAACCATGCGCAGAACGATCCGGATGCCTATGGCTACTCCGGCGCACTGTGCCGCGCCAACCAGGGGATCATGGAGTTCGTGGAGATGTTCAAAGCGCCAATCAAGGTGCTACATCCTCTGTTGACCGCCACCCAGGAAGGTAACTACAACGGTACCGAGGGGATTTCTGCCCTGCCGTTCAGCGGTATTATCCTGGCGCACTCTAACGAATCGGAATGGGTGACCTTCCGCAACAACAAAAATAACGAGGCCTTCCTCGACCGTGTTTACATCGTCAAGGTGCCTTACTGCCTGCGGGTGTCGGAAGAGATTAAAATCTACGACAAACTGCTGGATAACAGCGAACTGACCCATGCGCCTTGCGCCCCTGGCACGTTGGAAACGCTGGCTCGCTTTACCGTGCTGTCGCGTATGAAAGAGCCAGACAACTCCAGCATCTATTCGAAGATGCGTGTCTACGATGGTGAAAGCCTGAAAGACACCGATCCGAAGGCCAAGTCGTATCAGGAGTATCGTGACTATGCCGGTGTGGATGAAGGTATGAACGGCCTCTCGACCCGTTTCGCCTTCAAAATTCTGTCTCGGGTGTTCAACTTTGACCATGCCGAAGTCGCGGCTAACCCGGTACACCTGTTCTATATCCTGGAACAGCAGATCGAGCGTGAGCAGTTCCCGCAGGATCTGGCGGAGAAATACCTGGAGCACCTGAAAGGCTACCTGATCCCGAAATACGCCGAGTTTATCGGCAAAGAGATCCAGACCGCCTATCTGGAATCCTACTCGGAATACGGTCAGAACATTTTTGACCGCTACGTGACCTATGCAGACTTCTGGATCCAGGATCAGGAGTACCGTGATCCAGATACCGGACAGCTGTTTGACCGTGAGTCATTGAACGCTGAACTGGAGAAAATCGAGAAGCCTGCGGGTATCAGCAACCCGAAAGATTTCCGCAACGAAATCGTCAACTTTGTCCTGCGTGCCCGTGCCAATAACAGCGGCCGGAACCCGAACTGGACCAGTTACGAGAAGCTGCGTACGGTTATCGAGAAGAAAATGTTCTCGAACACTGAAGAGCTGCTGCCAGTCATTTCCTTTAATGCTAAAACCTCAACGGATGAGCAGAAAAAACACGATGACTTCGTCGACCGGATGATGGAGAAAGGCTACACCCGCAAGCAGGTTCGCCTACTGTGCGAATGGTATCTGCGGGTGAGAAAATCTTCATAA
- the gapA gene encoding glyceraldehyde-3-phosphate dehydrogenase, translated as MTIKVGINGFGRIGRIVFRAAQERSDIEIVAINDLLDAEYMAYMLKYDSTHGRFDGTVEVKDGHLVVNGKTIRCTSERDPANLKWNEVNVDIVAEATGLFLTDETARKHIAAGAKKVVLTGPSKDDTPMFVMGVNHKSYAGQEIVSNASCTTNCLAPLAKVINDKFGIVEALMTTVHATTATQKTVDGPSHKDWRGGRGASQNIIPSSTGAAKAVGKVIPELNGKLTGMAFRVPTPNVSVVDLTARLAKPASYKEICAAIKAASEGELKGVLGYTEDEVVSTDFNGEKLTSVFDAKAGIALSDTFVKLVSWYDNETGYSNKVLDLIAHISK; from the coding sequence ATGACTATCAAAGTAGGTATCAACGGTTTTGGCCGTATCGGTCGCATTGTTTTCCGTGCTGCTCAGGAACGTTCTGACATCGAAATCGTTGCAATCAACGACCTGTTAGACGCAGAGTACATGGCTTACATGCTGAAGTATGACTCTACTCATGGCCGTTTCGACGGTACTGTAGAAGTTAAAGACGGCCACCTGGTTGTTAACGGCAAAACCATCCGTTGTACCTCAGAAAGAGATCCGGCTAACCTGAAGTGGAACGAAGTCAACGTTGACATCGTTGCTGAAGCAACTGGCCTGTTCCTGACTGACGAAACTGCACGTAAACACATCGCTGCAGGTGCTAAGAAAGTTGTTCTGACTGGCCCATCTAAAGATGACACCCCTATGTTCGTTATGGGCGTGAACCACAAGTCTTACGCTGGCCAAGAAATCGTTTCCAACGCTTCTTGTACCACCAACTGCCTGGCACCACTGGCTAAAGTAATCAACGACAAGTTCGGCATCGTTGAAGCTCTGATGACCACCGTGCATGCTACTACCGCAACTCAGAAAACCGTTGATGGCCCGTCTCACAAAGACTGGCGCGGCGGCCGCGGCGCATCCCAGAACATCATCCCTTCTTCTACCGGTGCTGCTAAAGCAGTAGGTAAAGTCATCCCAGAACTGAACGGCAAACTGACCGGTATGGCGTTCCGCGTTCCTACTCCGAACGTGTCTGTGGTTGACCTGACTGCCCGTCTGGCAAAACCAGCTTCTTACAAAGAAATCTGTGCTGCTATCAAAGCTGCTTCAGAAGGCGAGCTGAAAGGCGTGCTGGGCTACACCGAAGACGAAGTGGTTTCTACCGATTTCAACGGCGAGAAACTGACTTCTGTGTTCGATGCTAAAGCCGGTATCGCGCTGAGCGACACCTTTGTGAAACTGGTTTCTTGGTACGATAACGAAACTGGCTACTCAAACAAAGTACTGGACCTGATCGCTCACATCTCCAAGTAA